AGAATGTTTGGAGCTGGAAagcttgatgatgaaagAGTTGAATCGGTGCTTGATGTTTCTGGGATCGCGTTGCGCCGATAAGCCTTATCGCAATTTTCAGTGGGAACCGTTAGCCGGCAGGCAACGATAAGATAGGAGCATGGAAcaacccagccagccaatCTCTTAATTACACTAGCTCCCGCCTGCATTCCACAGCAATTGATTGATTGACTGGATCTTGAATTGACGTTGGGCTTCGATCGGCGAAACTCCGATAGAGATGGTCTGTATGTGTGAGTCTCACATCTCATCACCCAACTGCCACTTGTCAAACTTCAAAAAACGGCGGctctttttattttctttcaCAAAGCTCTCAACCTTGACCCCACGTGGACGCGGTGGATCGCAACGGTGCTTGGACCTTTCACCAGCCAAGCCTCTTCACGGCGCCGGCATAAGTGGCCGTTTCACACCAAATTTGACGCTATCAATAGCCGGCACTTTTATAGAGAAGATCAACTGAAGTTGAATGACAGAAAatcatcatcgtcactcCAACTCCCGGATTCTTCGGCATACCAAAAAGGTCAACTCGCGATGGCctcatgctgctgctgaccaaGCAGGTTCATCGCGTAAACCAATGCAACGTCTCGAATAGGCTTAGCCAGGGGTATCCTTCCCAATTCGGACCCTCTCACATCTGCAGTCCCCCGCACTGCGGACAGGGACACGAAAATACCACCAGCCAGGCAGGCCTGGAAGTCCTGGCCTGTCATCGGAATGGGGTCATGTTGCTTTTTCTCGCCTTTTCTTCTCTGATGAAAATTCTTTGATTCTTCACCGCTCAATACTCCAAAAAAGGGAGAGATGCTGACGACGTGATCAGGGACCGGCAAACGAGGGACGTTGCGACTGTTTGTGATACCGTTGCGGCCCATATCAAATTCCCcgcccctcttcctcaaacAAGGGCAGCTAAGCACTTGTTCATGCGTGGGGTTTTGCGGTAGCACAGCTTGTCGGCACCGTTTGTCTcgttttcccccttcccgcgGGGCGCGGAGGTGGCGGGAGGGAGGGCATGGCACTTCCCGACGTCGAGTTTCCTCGCTCTGTACTCGAAACCGGGTCCTGTGTTCCAATAGCAGAGGTGTATTATGACACGGGATATGGGCGTTGGATATGAAAATGTGACGACTGCTGCTTTTGGGTCTGCCGTGTCTGCCCCTCACCTAGGCTTGTCCTAGGTAAGATATATATCATGGCCTACTAAGAGGCCACCAAGACAATAAAGCTGCGAGCTGCCGTGGGGTTGCTGTATCTTTTTCTCCTAAAAAAGTAGCCATGGTGATTGCTTCTTCGTGTTGGCTTGATTGCGACGGTGGTTGCCTCGAGGAAACATTGCACCAATCCGGCGCATTTCCATGTTGATGTGCCTCCGCATGATTCCTGTGGCTTGTTATCCATCAGCGATGCAACTGTGGCATCTGCACTGCAGACTGCGTTATGTTTCGTGGATCAAAGGGCAGTTCTCCTGTGCGTCTGCCGTCCTGCATAGGGTGGCTTGTCTCACGATTTGGCGGGCTTTTCGACCTATCATCCAAGTCAGTGATCAGATAGGATTCAGAGGAGAAGGAATCCCTTTCCAAAAGAAAGGACTGTATTTTCTTGCCCTCTGCCGGCAGCGGGATCCGTCTGGCCGTTGAAAACGCCTGGACCAGTTGTTTCCCCGCTTGCTGCAAACGCTCGGAGCATCGTGCGTCTTGCGTCTTTTCGATCAGGGGTCAAAGCGTGCCCccaaaacacaaacacaTAGTCCAAAAGGTTGCATCCGCTGCCAGTTTCAGAAGCACTTTTCGTGAACTTGCAGCAGGATGCGGCGctgtttgttgctgcttTTTGACACCGCGGGGGGAGGTCGACTCGAAACGGAAACACAACGAAGCAATACGGGCACTTTCCAGGCTACACCGAAGCACACCACCCGGCTCACCGCACCAAACAGCAGCCTGTTCTGTtcgatgctgctgccggtCCACGGGGAGCGCTGATCTCTTCGGCTTCCATCACCTCAAACACGCGGCGTCCCCGGTATCAGTGCGCCGTGTGTGTCCGTTTGCCCGTTTGCTCAGACCGCTCATGTCAGTCATTGACAGCCTGGGCCATTACGGACGTACCTTTGATGATGAATTCTGATCTCCAGCTAAACTGGACTCGTCGCCAGCTTGCCATCAGTGCCATCTCTTTCGTCACCACGGCCAACCCTTGGGACCCAGCTGGCTGGCTCTCACTTGGCCAAAAGCCCGAGGtttctctttccttcctAGAAAGCGTGGCGTTGTGTAATGGTAAGACCACCCGTAGGTTAATTACAACTGGGGAGAGCGACGATCGAATCCACTCATTTCACGAAAAAGGACTCATTGTCTTTTGCCTGTCGTGCTCGcgaatgaatgaatgaatgaatggatggatgacTTTGATTTAAGATAACGAGGTAGAGAACGGATACTGCCGTAATGAAGCATTGAACAATCGATTCGATTTGCGACAGAATTCAGGAAtcaaggagagggatgatTCTTCTTCTGCAGCAGTCAAGAAACTGTCACTGTCACGATGGAGCAGGGGCCACTTGGGATGGCAACGGAAGTTTTGGGAACTTAGGTCATCCCATGCTTTTGCGGACCTTTTGGTAGCAATTGGCGGATCACGGCAAGTATTGGGTACAGACTTTCGAAATGAGTGACTATCTTGATGGGCCCTGGACCCAGGCCCCTGCTGAAAAAACCCCTGGCCGCTTTGCCCCTAGCTGCACCTGCATCGTCCACCTTATTTCCCAATTCCCCGTGGACGGTGACCACGCCTGCAGCCAGCTTCTCAGGACAGTTGAGCCCGACCTGCCTCAAGCCCTCTGATTGCTCCGTTGCATCCCTGCGAGGGGCCAGGGCCTCTCTTCAACGAGCTTGGTCGCACTTTCACTCTCATACTCTCTCCATCACGGTCCTTTCTTATCTCGTCTCCTGCCATTGCCTACGCCTTTGCCTCTGCCTCTGGTTCTCCTCGAGTCTCTGGCTCTTGTTgcttcctctcttctctgAGAAGCAAGCTGTAAGTGGCAGCagggagagcagcagcagcatcagcagccaGTCTGTCGGGTCCAAGGTGTTTCGTTTCGCCAGCCGACAAGCTCCACGCTGAAATCTTAGCGTCCCGCGTGCCCACTCGGCCTTTTTCCCACTGCAATTGCTTCAGCTTCAGTACCTCTTCGCCGCTTCACTGCATTGGCAGTGATTGTTTCTCTTCtgtcaacaacgacgacaacggcaGGCGCctgtttttttgtttttttttacacGTTCCGGGCGATCACCGCTCCGGCTGTGGCTGCCCCTTGATTGAGACAAGCTTCAACCTacgccaaaaaaaaaacccggAGAAGCTCCAACGCTGGCGCTCCCGCGGTCGACCACTGAAGACGGATTGGCCGTTGAGTGCCATACAAACTCAAAATGGCGCCCTCTTTAACAGCCCACACTTCCTTCACCCGTCCGAGAACCAGCGACCGTGATCACCGCGACGGACGTCCTGTCACCCGTGATCAGCAAGACGCCAACCTCGTCATCCCGAGCCGCACCTCGTCCCTCCATTCCCGCATTACCCAGCCGATTCCTGGCCAGTTGAGCGCCAAACCTCAGCAGCGCACTCCCAAGACCCTTACTCATGCGTACATGGTCTGTGGTGTCGGCCGGGAGCCTTCGCAATGGGTGAAGGCTCCAACGCCCCAGCAGGGCAAGATTGGCCACATGAAGGGTGCCGTTCCTCAGTTCTGGCTTCCCGAGATTCTTGGGAGCAGTCCCAGGCTCGAGCAGGACAATGAGATTGCTCGTGCTTTGCACTCTGCTATGAGGGTATGTCATGGAAACTTTCCCAAATTTGCTGCTGGATGTGCTTATTAACCCGTTGATGTAGGCATGCTTCCCCCACGATGTCGAGATTTGCACCGGCAGAAGCCAGCCTCACTGCGTCCACCACGCCTTTGTGCTCCAGCAGGATTCCTCCCACACGCTCTACGGTATCTGCCTGCGGGTGTGGTCCCGCGCCGATGACAGGCGAGCCGAGACGATCCGCGATCTCAGGAAACGCACCGAGCCCGACTTCTACGACAACCCGGACGAGCAGTACTGGATCCCCTACTGCCTTTCGTTCCTCTCCCGCTACCCGCTGTACAACTTGCTCGGCGACTATCTGCGTGGTATGTGGATTCACTGGAACAAGGCTACTAACCTTTTTCACGCCGAGGAGGTTTCCCGAATTCTGAGTTTTCCCGCCCCTCGTCTCAACGATTTGGTTCGCATCGACATGAAGGACTATGCGCTCTGCTACCAGTTTCCTTCTTCGCCCACTGGGTTCCAAAACTTTGCCATGTGGCCCTTGTTCTGCTGTCTCTCGGTTCCCAACATTGTTGGTGTGATCGAGGCTGCCATTTCGCCCACCCGCCGCATCATTTTTGTCAGTCATTACCCAGCCATgctcaccatggccgccgAGACTGTCAGATTCTGTGTGCGCGTATATGAGTGGAGTGGTCTCTATGTCCCTGTTGTTCATGCTCGCCATGCCAAGGACCTTGTCGAGGAGCCTGGCCCGTACATCCTCGGTATCACTGCTGAGTGCAGAACGCTCTTCACTGCGCCGACAGATGCTCTGGTGGTGGATCTCGACCGCAACTTTGTGCTCacttccaaccccccctctgcGCTCCAGCCTAACCAGCGCACCAAGTTCATCACCCGCCTTACCCAGGCTCTGAATGGTGATGTAACACCATCGGGCGTTCCCCAGCACTTGCGTTCTGCgtacggcggcggcaagctTGTCCCCGCGGGTCAGATTATTGTCATGCGTGGACAGGTTGAGTCTATTCAGGACCCTGAATGGTGGAATCAAGATGCCGTCATGTCGGTGATGGACCATGTGTGCGAGAAGATGGGCCGCAACACCGGCCTGAAGGCTGTTTTTGGAGGGTCGGTCAAGAAGCCACTGATGACCAAGGTTTCCATGCGGCACTTGAACGAGATTGTCCGTGAACGTAACCAGTACTCACGCGACGCGTTGGAGGCCTGGCAGGATTTTATCAACCTTAAGGGGCGGATGGACACCGAACTcggcaaggtcaacaagCGGAACAACTACCTTATGGAGGAGTGCGACAATTGGAAGCAGCAGTTCCAGCGTTTCCAGGCCTTTGCTGACACCCTCACCAAGGAGACCCAAGATCTCAAGGTCAAGATTGAGACGCACAAGCGCGAGAACCGTCGCCTGGGCAGTCTTATTGATCAGCAAAAGGACGACGCCGCTCGTCTTGCCAATCGTCTGGCTGGCACCGAGAAGCAGCGTGACGATGCTCTTGAGGCTCTTGTCCTCCAGCAGGAGATTgccgaggagcttgagcGCGAGCGTAAGAGGAATCGCAAGGAGCTGTCAACGCTCCAGACCACCAATACAGCCATCTCAAGACAGCGTGACGAAGCCCGCCGTGTTGTGCTTCACCTGCGTAGCTTGATTTCTggccaacatcaccacatgGAGCACCTCGTCAAGACTCTGACGTCTCCCGAGGAGCTCGCTGCTGAGATTGAGGCTGGCTTTGCTGCGCAAGACGCCGTTGATGCGGTTGAAGGCATGTTATTTATTCCCCGTTGTAAAAGAATCTTTCAGACTAACAAACGTGTAGCCCAAGCTGCTGGCGAGTCTAGCAATGACGAGCGGTTCCTCAAGAACCTGAATGCTGCTAGCAGACGAATCTCTACGCAAGCATTCATCGACGTGGCGGATCGGCACCTCAAGGACAAGACCGATGCCATCGCCCATATCATCCGGAACATTTCGGAACAGTGTCAGGCCGCTGTTGAAGGCCTCCAACTTGCACATGACGCGGAGCACGGGAGGTCGGATTCTTCGGCCTCCCGTTCTTCGCGGTTGTCGAAAAGTCGCCGAGGGAGTAATATCTCCATCGCCCGGTCCGACGACGATCGCAGCTCGGCGGCAACGTCCGATGTCAGTGATGACCATACCCTCCTCCGACCGAACAGCGGGCGGCTCTCTAGCATCCCACCCACACCGGATCTCGTTCCCAACCGCAGCAGCACTAGCATGTCTTTCGCTAGCACGGCCACGACCCCTGAGCGAGGCTCTCAGCACTACCTCCACGGACACCATGACATCCCCACCAAGATcgtcgaggacgacgaggacgatatCGACGGATCTCAGTCTGATGTCCACTCCGTCCCCCAGGAAGCGGGAGTCGTGGGCAAGCACTCGGAGAGCCTGATCCACAGGCCTTCTGGTGCCCGCATCAGCGCCCTTGGCGGCCTCGGTCGCTAAAGGGTagccggtgatggtggatgtAAACAGCATGATTTTTTCAACGGCGGTCATTTGGTTCATTTGTACATTGTTTCTATACCACTTTTGCGACGAGTAGAAAGGGTTTTATTATTTCtctggacgacgacgattcATTTGCTTGCGGAGAAGGGGCAAAGCCTACTTGCAGCCTGGCGTTTTTATTTCTACCATTTTTTGTATTTCCTTTATACCAACCAAgctcctcttttcttctcgcGATCTTTCCTAGCAATACACAGCCTAGCTTTATTCCCCATGTCAgcagtcttttttttttctcacaAATGCTTACGACACTCGCACTCACACACAAACTTGTTATTCTTTTTTCGAATGAATGAGGGGAGGATTGtggagggaaaaaagaaggtggggggtggagaaaggcagaggtggtgaggagtgGGAATGGAAAtgagggagaaagaaaggaggaaagggtTTAATTTTCTATCTTGATATCCATTCTGTATGTTTTTTTAGCAGCAGCTCATGAATGACCCTTTTTTTGGtagtcttgttgttgttgttgtagtagtagtagttaGTAGGTGAGGAATGATAAGCgggtggttttttttggtagATTCAGTGAACTTGTGCTTTATAATGTGATCTCCAGGAGCACTTTGGCCATATTGTGTTCAAGTCACCTAGACATGTTGATAGAACTATCATTTGATACCC
The window above is part of the Podospora bellae-mahoneyi strain CBS 112042 chromosome 3, whole genome shotgun sequence genome. Proteins encoded here:
- a CDS encoding hypothetical protein (EggNog:ENOG503NY0Y; COG:S) gives rise to the protein MAPSLTAHTSFTRPRTSDRDHRDGRPVTRDQQDANLVIPSRTSSLHSRITQPIPGQLSAKPQQRTPKTLTHAYMVCGVGREPSQWVKAPTPQQGKIGHMKGAVPQFWLPEILGSSPRLEQDNEIARALHSAMRACFPHDVEICTGRSQPHCVHHAFVLQQDSSHTLYGICLRVWSRADDRRAETIRDLRKRTEPDFYDNPDEQYWIPYCLSFLSRYPLYNLLGDYLRGMWIHWNKATNLFHAEEVSRILSFPAPRLNDLVRIDMKDYALCYQFPSSPTGFQNFAMWPLFCCLSVPNIVGVIEAAISPTRRIIFVSHYPAMLTMAAETVRFCVRVYEWSGLYVPVVHARHAKDLVEEPGPYILGITAECRTLFTAPTDALVVDLDRNFVLTSNPPSALQPNQRTKFITRLTQALNGDVTPSGVPQHLRSAYGGGKLVPAGQIIVMRGQVESIQDPEWWNQDAVMSVMDHVCEKMGRNTGLKAVFGGSVKKPLMTKVSMRHLNEIVRERNQYSRDALEAWQDFINLKGRMDTELGKVNKRNNYLMEECDNWKQQFQRFQAFADTLTKETQDLKVKIETHKRENRRLGSLIDQQKDDAARLANRLAGTEKQRDDALEALVLQQEIAEELERERKRNRKELSTLQTTNTAISRQRDEARRVVLHLRSLISGQHHHMEHLVKTLTSPEELAAEIEAGFAAQDAVDAVEAQAAGESSNDERFLKNLNAASRRISTQAFIDVADRHLKDKTDAIAHIIRNISEQCQAAVEGLQLAHDAEHGRSDSSASRSSRLSKSRRGSNISIARSDDDRSSAATSDVSDDHTLLRPNSGRLSSIPPTPDLVPNRSSTSMSFASTATTPERGSQHYLHGHHDIPTKIVEDDEDDIDGSQSDVHSVPQEAGVVGKHSESLIHRPSGARISALGGLGR